The following is a genomic window from Panthera uncia isolate 11264 chromosome B4, Puncia_PCG_1.0, whole genome shotgun sequence.
AACAGCTCCACagctctcccctctttctcctaAATCATCATCAACTTACGCTCTTCAGTGGACAATTCCCAACAGCATACTAGGATACTGTGATCTTTCTCCTCATAAAGAGTACTCTTGATCTTACCTTCCATTGCAGCTACCTGCAGAACTCCCGAGGGACCTGTCTGcactgtctccctttccttcctcctcttctctatcAGATCTATTCTagtcgcacacacacacacacacacacacacacacacacacacacactcctccgcCTAAACTGCCCTTTTTCAGGGCACCAGTGTCGGCCACATTGCCAAACCCGATGGTTAATTATCAGTCATCTCTTTCCAGGACGGCACATTTTTGTGGTTTCCTTCCTGCCTCGCTGTCTGCTCGTCCCCATCTCCTCCACCTGTTTATCTTGGGGCACCTCCAAGATAAACCCTTGGGCCTCTCTGTTCTTCCCACACTCACCAACTTGGGGGTCTTCCAGGctcatggctttaaataacaTCGTAATGCTGTGAGGAGTCCCAAATTTACATGGCCACCTTGGGCCTCTCCCCAATTTCTGCATCCGTAAATCCAGCTGCTTGCCTGACGTGTCCACTTGAATATTGAGCTGGCATTTTTATTAACAAGCCTTCAAACCTGCTCCTCCTGTAGGCTTCCCCGTCTTCCCCTGCTCAGACCTAGAGCCTTGGAGTGGTGCCCCTTTGTGTCCTTTCTCTAGTACTTCACATCTGCAAGTCCTCTGGCTCTGCCATCAGAATACAGCTGGCGAGGGACCTCTCTAAGTCTGTCTGCTGCCGCCACCCTGACCCAGGACTCCTCCCATCTCTCGGCCAGGTTGTTCAAGTGCCCTCTGTGCTGGGTGCCCTGCGGCGACCTTTGCCCTGCTTCAATTTTTTTGGTACATCAGCCAGTAACCCTTTTAAGTATGTTAGATCATGTCATGCCCCTGCTCATCTCCCAGTGACTTCCgcactcagaataaaagccacCAACCTTAGGGTAGCCTTCAAGGCCCTTGGTGGTATGCCCGCTACCCCCTTAGCTCTCTGCTCGCACTTCTGCATATTTTCCTGCTCGCTCCACCCATTCCCCTGGCCTTCCCGCTATTCATCAGACATGCCAGGCACACCCAGCCGGGTTTTTCTCTTGCCTACATGCTCTTCTAGATATTCACACGGcatgttttctgatttctgtgtGACAACACCGAACAGTTTGGGGCAGTGAGGAAGAAGAAGCGGTGCAAATAGGGGAGGGCGTTTTGTAATCGGGGACTTTTGTCATCTCTGCTGGAGATAATGGCGGCCTGAGCCAAGGTAGTGGCAGATAAGTGAGGATGAGCAGATCCTAGAGCTATTTAAGAAGGAGAAGCAACAGGGCTTGGTGCACGGAAAAGGAAAGAGTCACGGAGGACGGCCTGGCGTTCCGGTTTAAAGCGTGGGATCAGAGAGCTGGAGCACATGAGAGGAGGAGCAGATTTGGGTCGGGCGGGGCAGGGGAGACACGCGAAGTCCTCTCGCGCACGGTGTTTGAAACGGGACGGCCTCAAGGTACCCGTCTGTGGTTGCATATGGATCTGGAACTCAGCAGAGAGGATGGAAGGAAGCTAGATGTGGGGGTCTCATCGTGTGGGTGGTCCTTAAGCTACTCAGCGGACAAAATCACCCAAGGGCAGGCAGGTGTGGTGCGGTGACAGAGGCAAGCCTAGGACAGCCGGACTCGTTCCAGGGCTGGCTGACGAAGGATGCCGAAAGGGAGCCGTGGGAGAGACCAGAGAATCGGGTGCCACGGAAGCCCAGGGAAAGCAAAGGTACCACGGGAGAATGCCAAGTGTCAGAACTAcggggaaatgagagagaaggatGAAGGGTTCCCAGGCTTCACGGAGAAGGTGTCAGCGGGCTCCCTGAATTTGGAGGCGGTGCGGTGGGGGGTGCGGCGTCTTCAGTGCCTCACGCCCAGAGGCCCGTGATGTCAGCCTGCCCCGCTGTCGGCGATGCTCCCTTTGCTTCTTTGGTTAAGGTGGTGACGTGTACATTTTTCCGTTGTAGAggctcattttcttcctcataaTTAACACTATCTTGAAAATGTGTAACTGGTCCATTCTTCCAACAGTCGTTCACCCAGGGTTTTAGAATCCCCTGCCGATTCTTGCTTGAGTCAGTGACTATTTCAGTGATTATaaaagggtgattttttttttttaattgtatcattCCCCCGTCCATTTATTGCATGGCATTCTGCATTGGTAACTCTGAAAGGCCACTGAGCAGTAGTAATCGTCACATAAATACATCTTGCTTTGCGCCCCAGGAAATGAGTCCTGGGGAAACCGTGTGCAGTTGAACTATATTTTCATAGGAAAATTTCGGAGGTGTGTTTCCAGAGTAAAAAAGAAGTCCCCATAGCTTTACAAAAAGTATTTAAGAAAGGGCAGCTATTGACATATTTAAcagattaaaaactttttaataaaatgcgAACAACCATAAGCAACAACACGGTATCAAAAATACCGTATTATGTGGTATTATGAGCTAGCATTGAAGATACAGATCTTCATTATTTAGGACCTCTTTCGGGtaacaaaatgaatttcaaatatgATTTTCAGACATGTTCGGTATTTGGCGGTAACACCATAAGTGTCTAACCTTTTATCTTTGTTGCTGTGGTCAGTTACTAAGCCTTCGGGCCGCCGTTTTCTCATTGGGAAGTTGAGGTGGACAGATCATAAAACCCTTTCGCATTCTTTGTGTTGGATGGTTGAAGCATCGGTTATATATACCTtgggcttcctcctcccctttggCTAAAAAGAGTATTGTCCTAGTTAATTTGTTTGCATTCACTGGAGTAAGAGTCGTTAAGATTGAAGCTTAAGGATGGATTCTGGAAGGTCTCCGTTTCTTTGCAGGGGCATACGCTGTAGGAGTCTCTTTTTTTTCcgcactagattttttttttttaataaagacttcTGCCGACAAACGACAGCAGAGAGATTTTTATAAACCAGCGAAGGAGAGGAGTTGAATAACCCACTGGCTCACGGTTCTTTTCTCTCCAGTCACTCAGCTACTCCCAGCCGTGTCCTGACAAGAAATACTCCTCTGGATGCGGTAATAGAAGAGGGATCAACGTGCACCCCCGGGCACCGGAGGAGATCTTATTCTGCATTATTTCATATTTCAGCTGCCTCTTTAGCTCCCGCGCCCCAGTCGGACGAGAAAACCGGCTGTCCGCTTGCTGCTCCTTTCTCGTGAAACTAATGAGTCAGTTGAAGCATTTTGTACCGGAGCTTTCTGGTCCCCGGGACGAAGGGAGtcgtgggagaggggaggggcggcCGTGTCCTGGGGGTGGCCGTGCACTTGAGGAGCAAGGCTCAGGGGAAACGTTCATTGGGCCCTTTTGTTGTAGTTAGAACAGGTTCCCATTTAACCACCCTGGGTCCCTCACAGAGCGTGAGCCAGTCCCTCACCTGGAGCGAGTGGCGAAAGAGGCTGACTCCAGAGCGGTTCTACATCACGAGGCAAAAGGGAACCGACCCGGTAGGCCACACTGCCGACGGTTTGGTGACTGGATGGACCCGGGGTGGCTGGAGGGGGGGTTGGGGTACGTGTCGCTCATCCGCTCTGCCCGTCGTCCGGCCCTCCTCCGTGGTTCTCCCTCTCGGGCACCCGTGTCCACCTGCCTGTAGGGACCGGAAGCCTTCCCggaccccccctccctcccctcaccctgttCTGCCTCCTCAGTAACCTTCCCGTTGCTCTCCTTCTGGCCGCCCTTCTCCACGCGGCTGCCAGAGAGATCCGAAAACAAAAGTCCGACCACAGCCCTCGGCCGCCCCTCCAGAGGCTTCCCGCCGCTTCCAAGGTAAAGAGCAAAGTTTGCAAATGGCTAATTAGGCCCCAGTGGCTCTGCCCCcggcctcctgcccctctcctcggTCGGGCTGTTTTTCCTATCTCTGCGCTTGGGCCACACTGTGCTTCCTTCCGCTCTCAAACACCCTGGGCTCCCTCTCCCTTCGGCCCTTGACCCTGTGTCCtgctctcccccatcccctcacccatcctccctgccccttcaGACCTACCTCTCAACCCCCAGCCCCTGTGCTCAGGGAGGCCTTTCTCGGCCCCAAGCCGGCCGTGCTGTTCCCAGCACTTTTCCTTCAGAGCACTTGCCATTGTTGGTGTGGCCCTCGCACAAAACACAGCGTCTGGCCGTGGCCCGCCCTCAGAAAGTAAATTTTTGTGACTTCTGAGTGAGTGCGGGCTAAGAGGCAGAAACATTAAGCTGAATTCATCAGGCTCAGCTTTGACTCGTTTCTGGGGGGAGCCGTCCTCCGTCCTCCGTGGGTCCTCATTACGGTGCTGTTTTCCCAGCACAGCGCTTCTTAACCAGTAATCTGTCTCACACCCAAGTATAGCCGCTGGAATAAAGCCGTAGAACGCGGTTACTAGACCTTTTCATTGGGGAAGTGGACCCCACAGAGTGGACCACAGCGCTTTTGCGGACCTGTGGagtatttctgtctttccttcagcAGGCCCCACCGAGTTCATGTGCACGTGGCCGTGGAATCATGGCACACCCTCGGTTTCTCCGATGCTGACGTCATTAGGCCGGCAGATCCCAGTAGATTCTTGTGAAGTcctgctattttttaaaacttcctgtGGGTGGGACTCTAATAATCCTTCACTGGGAAAGAGACCGTGGTTATTAGTGCAGGTAGTATGGGAGCCACGTGTGATTCTCTGTGTGCAGTTGGGCGTATCCCAGAATATTCTAAGCCAGCCCTTTCTCAGGGACACAGCCAGGCAGGGTTTGGTATATATACCGAGCCTGGAGATGAGCTGACAGATGTTGAGGAGAATAAATCTGTGGGATTCTCAAACAGATGGTGCAGTATGCTCTGTGCATTTGGCCATTTTACAAAATGAGCATCATCCAGTATTTTAAGTAATGTTATAAATCCCTTTCAGCTGACCCACGTCCACACGTAACTTCTTGGAATAATGCAGAACTAGCCGTAAGCCTTGCTAACGAGAGAGAAGTAACATGTCTAAGCTTTCTATTTGGTCACCCACACTTAAAACTTCGGTCGCGCGTGTTCGTATTGGGCCGCAGGGGTACGTTAGCACTCGGGTAGACACACCAGATGAGTTTACAGCCTGGTTGCACCATAGAAGTCCGACAGAAGGCAGTCGAAGGCAGGTTTTATGCAGGTCACCCGCTGTCTGCCCCGCAGAACTGCTCTCCACATGCTTCGCTCTGCTCTGAGCTCTGGGAAGAACACGCTCCCCTTCCCTCCGGCTACTGACCGAGTGAGGCAGTGGATGATGCCGGCGAGGTCAGAGGACACAACCGAGAAATCAGGATCCGGGGTCCTCTCGGAGGCCGTGCTCCTGCAGGCCGCCCTCACCTACGGCCGCAGCCTCACGGGTGCTGGGAGCTGCCCCATCCTTGGCCCCACAGGCCTAGTAGGGTAGTGTGTTCTCAAAGCCACGGGCCCGGGGCTGCTTCACCCTCCCTATTGGTTGCCACTGGCCCTGTCCCCACCTTTGTAAATCGTTCTATATGAAGTTATGTGCAAATCGCCCTTTTGAGCGTGCCATCTGTTCCCAACAGGTATGTTGTATGGACGAGATCAAAGAAAGAGGTCCCGTTGGTCCAGACAGACTGCCTTCAGGGCCACCATAGCAGAATACCACAGACGTGGGGGCTtagacaacagacatttatttctcacagttctggaggctgggaagtcccatATGAAGGTGCTGGCCAGTTCAGTTCCCGGTcttttcctccccatctctgtAACGGCACCCAGACCAGCCCTGGGTACATACTAGGTTTTCAAGTAAATACTAGAATGCACAATTGAGTTAAAAGCTGATTTCGGCCCTAAATAGATGATAAGACTTATATAAAATTGAGGtgtaaggggaaggaggcatcagGAAATCGGTCTAGGAGGCCTGGATAGATGTCACTTCATGAAATGTGTCCGTTGAAGCTTCCTAGGCTTTCTAGCTCAGCCCCAGGACTGGTGGCCCTCTGGCATGTGTGTCTCGTCAGCCCAGGCGGGAGGTATGTGGAGCTTGGTTGCAGATGCCACGGGTGGGAGCAGGCACCCAGGGGGACAGGCCGAAAAAGACCAGCTTTCTACTGTTCAGAACTACTGTTCTGCAGCTCAGCTTAGAGTCTTTGAAGAGGGAAAACGTCCAAGTGTGCCCAGATGGTAGGCTCAGCGGGTTATTTTGAAATTGTCCGTTATGCGGCTCGCTGAAAACGGGCTGTTAATATTACCACGGGGAATCTGAATGTTTGACCTGTGATTTTTGTCGAGACGGGAAATGTAGGAAGGGCAGAAGAGTCCAGCCTGCCTCCCGAGTCCGTTCTGCAACGTGGCGACCCATTCAGAGGAGCGCTGGCTTCTCTTTCATCCCGTGCAGTTGGGGGAGCGCTTGCTGCCCGGCCCTGCTGGTGGATGGTCCGTAGTTGGCTGGGGTGagagggttgtttttgtttttgttttctttccttttaatttactttcaCAAAAGGAATTGGGCAAAaagctctttgtttctttttccaacagCGAGATCCAATTTGCACAATGGCATTTTGAAAAATACCGACTTGGCTGACTCATTGCCTCAAATCTCCTTGTGTTTTTCTTGGGAAACCTCTGGAAACCCGCAAACTCTTTAGGCCACAATTAACGAAGTCATTTCATCTAGGTAGTAACTTTGGTATGGGATGATCTAACTCATTATTTAAACGTTTATTAAGTATGCAACGCCGTAAATGCCACGCAAAGCGTATTAAAGGCACAACCACGAGCTGACAGAGCTAtgctatttatgtatttatattctgTCTTTAACTGGAGATTTCAAAGTGTTTTAGACAGTGGACTGGATTCCTATTGTATTAACTATTTTGAGACGAAGACTGAAATCTTACACCATCCAGAGGACTGTTGTCTCACTTTTTCACGGACTTTGATGTTCTTGGATGAAAGGTGCTATATAAATACAAAGCATTATTAATGTCATAATTTGAATATTTGGCACAATAAAGGCTGGGTTGTGATAAGCCTGCAGGCTGCTTCGTCGGGCACGTTGTAATTTTCTCTCTGGTGATGTTTGCACTTCGTCAAATTAGCACAAAAATTCCTTGATTTGGGGACTGAATCTTGGATTTAAATCCGCCACAGCATCTCCTGCTGGTGTTAGGAGAACCCTACGCATGATGTATCTCATTT
Proteins encoded in this region:
- the MSRB2 gene encoding methionine-R-sulfoxide reductase B2, mitochondrial, whose translation is MPKGSRGRDQRIGCHGSPGKAKVPRENAKCQNYGEMREKDEGFPGFTEKVSAGSLNLEAVRILYRSFLVPGTKGVVGEGRGGRVLGVAVHLRSKAQGKRSLGPFVVVRTGSHLTTLGPSQSVSQSLTWSEWRKRLTPERFYITRQKGTDPPFSGIYLNNKESGMDHCVCWDNPLFSVFHGSEKKYCSGTRRPSFSEAHGTSGSDERDAGILRGMDTLLGLTRTKVVCKQVGLFSRLGRVLPDGCGPSGQRFCINSVALKVKPRKYWLSPGAPSPRHCFIYTLSCHRSYE